Genomic window (Nymphaea colorata isolate Beijing-Zhang1983 chromosome 1, ASM883128v2, whole genome shotgun sequence):
tttttgcctttttttggaATAACTGACAGAACTTATTTGTTTATTACACCTTCTTTTATGAGTTCATTCACAAATTCTGTGTTGAACGTCAGCTTTCCCACAGTTTCGGAAGCATCTGTGATCGTTTCTGGTCCCATAATGGGAAATTCTGACTTCTGAGGTATGAATAGCAGGACTTCGACATTTCAAGGTCGGGGCCAAAAAGATACAGTTTTTTGagggggggaaaaaaaaaatcaattcgTATGGCCGGCTGGTGACCTGATGTGAAGAGATTCTCGAAGTCTAAGACTAGCTGGAAAGTTCAAAAGAGATTTATGGTAAGTGAGAGCAGACTTGAaggtttttctctttaaaaaatgTTGCCTTGACGAGACCGCCACAGGTAGCATAAAAGATCTAGCAGGAACCTGCTATTCAACAAGGAAGTGTACATGGCTCGCGTGACAACACATCCACTGCTTTTCTGATATCGTTTTCCGATCAAAGACTTTCTTATTAAAAATACTCTCTTACCAATATCACAGGCCGGGGGGAGATGCGATGCTAAAATGTGGTGCATATTGCTGCAATACTTCACCTACCGAACTTCACAACGAAGCATTATCATCAATTGACAAAGCAAGATTTTTAGGTATTGGGTCCACACCTAAAACCAAAAGTCGGCGCCGTTTGTTGTCCCTGAAAATTTTCTGATTGAAGACTCCTGATTGAGGCAATGCCATCATGTGGTGCAGGTTGCTTCAAGAATGTGCTTGCTATATCTTTCAAAGAAGGATGATTTACCTGCTAAATCTTCAAAGCCAAGTCATTCTTGCTTAAAATCTCACAAAAGCTTTACGCAGATCGGATCCAGCCTGGTCATGTAGATGAATCTCGATAAGGTTTTTCGCTAGCCTACGGTGGTTATAAATCCCAACATCATCAACGATTCGGTTTTAGTTTGATTGAGAAATATGCTATTTGGCAAGATCTTTGTCCCGACTTGTCTTCTGggtcttctctctcttctcgtaGATTTGACAAGCACTGCCACACAAGCCTCTTTAACTCGGTGGCAAGCTAAGAGTATAAATTAGAGATGAATTCCTCCACAATAGCCCAGTAAAATTAGATACCAAATTACCAATCAAATCTTTTAGGTCCACGCTACAAGAGAATACAAGGCACTGTACGAGTATGATAGCTAGGGTGCCACTGACTCTCCACAGTTAAGCTCGAGCGGGTCCCTACatcatttttaaaacatataCCAGATAtaaattttgtgcatttttGGCCTAATTGAAGGACAAAACACGAGCTTGGATTCATCTAGGTTTAGCTTGGTTAACTGGTGGCTTTATAAGAAGCCATTTAACAATGGGAACAATTTATTTCTGTTTTATGAAGTAGGCCCAAAtgttagggcagattcatgactGTTACTGTCGCCTACCAGCCCCTAAAAAAAGCCCGAAGTTGAGTTCCTTGTGTCCGACTTAGATGCAATGACAACGAAGATGCCAACGTTAACATaataaccaaacaaaaaattacagCTTGGTACTGTTGTAGATTGGAGTAGAAAATGACCCGGATATAAAGACAGCTAAACGTATTAAAAGATCAGTTCGCAATCGGGTCGAAcacaataaaaaatgacaaacaatTTGCCACACCAGATCTGATCTATTCGCAAACCTACCGCAGCCTCTACACCAAAGAAGCTTTAACGAGCTCACATCTTTGGCCTGCCAATTGCACCTGGAAATTACCCAGCGATATCAATAATCAGTGCCAATAAGACGGAGTTAGCAATCACTTGCCAACATATTGACACTTCATAAACAAAGACAGGTACGTCCAAAACTGAAAAGGATTGTCCTGCCGAAAAAATAATAGTTATCCATGGTTGAGACTCAAAGCAGCTTCGCATGTCTCCCGGGGTGTAGACTGGCAGGCCAGTGAAAATTCTGTGTCAATTTGATTCTCGACGATAGAGTAACATTTTAACTGACAGGTCTATCACTCCACACCTAGGACTGGAAGCAGCCGTTGACCCCGGGAGCAGGAGGAACAACTTCGGCTTCTTCGGGTATTTCCCCTCCCCAAAGCCGTTTAACATTTTGCACTAACAGAAATGGGGTTTGCCAGCGGTTTCACTTTCCTGTGTTGCCAGCCATAAGAGAACTTCAACTGAGTTTTCATCGTCCTCTCACAAGGTATAATGGCAGGACCAGATTGTGGTCCAAGTTGGGCGACACACACAGCGGCTGCGAGCACAACCTGATCTTAGTTCTACATTACACAGAACATGAGTTCTGTAGAAATCAAACTTGCCTATCAAGTAAAAGAACCTTTTCGTAATTTGCACATCAAGAAGTCCCTCTTAGCAAAACAGGACCAACCACACATGCCCTATCTACTCATCAAGCTCCTGACCGAGGCAATTAAACAGAGGGAAATTTTGgctaaaatgaaaaatgagcaAGACAAGCAATCATAGTAGACTTCTTCAAACAACCAGAAATGCTCCAATTATTGACAAAATGTTTCCAAACCACGGAAATTCAGAGCTTCAGAAAGAAGTTTTGAGATTAACTAAGAACCATAAGAGGTGAATCAGTTTTTCTAACTAGATGCCTGCCTGTGTTGATCTTTTAATGACAAATATTTGTTAACCTGGAGGCCAGTTCATTTGCCTTCCACCCAAAAGATGAACATGAAGATGATACACAGATTGACCTGCAAAAGAACGAAAAGCAGTCACCTACAAAGCCATGGATAAGAAGACTAAATCAAAGTAATTTAAACATCAACTAGCTATACGATACAGACATCCACTCGGTCCATCATTGATAACAAGCCTGAAGCCATCTTCAAGACCTTCCTGTTTGGCGATAATCTTGGCAGTGTACATGAGGTGGCCAAGAATCTCACGGTGCCTCTCCTCCGCCTGCAAGCAAAGCAACCCACAGTAGCCAGTCATTAAAAAGGGAGATAAGTATATAAAGTGCCAGTGGAACCATCCATGTAAAGATCAGTGAAATGGCTGATGAAACAATACAGTTCTCCTTTTCTAGCTAAGCCAAGGACCAAATGCTCCTCCATCACCAATCACACTTTTGGAAGCCTCTGGTTGATAAAAACCTTAAATCCCAGTAGGGAGTAAATTGCAGCCTTGATCTTGTTACAAATTAACAGAACCGTGGTGTTCAAAGTTCTGACAAATATTCAGTTTGGTGGTGATATTAATTCTTCCTACCATATCAGTGAGGTCATGGTACAACAAACCTCTGTTAAGCATCAACACAATGTGATACCTTGGAGAGCTGAGACAGTCCATCTTTGACTTTAGGGATGATTAAGATGTGAGTGGGAGCTTGAGGGCATATGTCTCTGAAAGCATAAACCTGTAATACAGACCAGTTAggacgtttaaaaaaaaaaatccttgcaaaaactttttttttaacctttacTGTATTGACATCtaataagtaaaaaagaacaataGAGACACCAGAAAGGTGGCCTAGAGGCAACTGTTGTCCGAAAAAAAAGTGTCAGAAAAACAGTTCTCGAAACAAGAGTTGTAGTGTTTAATCCAGAACGTGCAATGAAGGGTACATAATACACTGCTTTATCTAACATATGTCAGGTATAATCTGAACATAAAAACCATCCTAGCTTCTTTGGATAACAAGAGAAAGTGAAGTAGTAAAAGATTACCATATCATCCTCGTAGACCGCAGTACTGGGAATTTCCTTCTTCAATATCTTGTCAAATCTGAAAATAGGAAATTAAAGCTAAAGTCCAAGCAAGTCCCCTCATAAATGGAAAACAACAATAGAGCTTTGTGTATTTCTAATTCAGAGCAAAAGCCACGGCAGCAGGTGCTCCACATCAAAAGCTAACAAGAACAACGTTTTGggatttaagaaaaaaatgtctgccttttcaaattcgtaAATTAAGTTGGAATGTCCCAAACCAAAGCCACAATATGCGCGACGTTTGGAAGGCTTGACTCAAAGAGGACCTTTGAAGAGCATAGTAACTCAGATAAAAACACTAAAAGCACATAAAGTGGTTCAACAATCCAGGCTTCATATAGTTTGTCCCCGCGAGTTCTAATGCTTTTCTGGGTTCGATGAAGCAATTAACCTATTCCCAGTAGTTAGTTACCTCAGCAAATATTGATTTTTCGTCATGGTTAGTTCAGCACGACAAATGAGGGTCGAACCCCATGAATGTTATTCTCCAGCTTGcttatttgaaatattttaatatagAAGAAACACGCATCCACCCTCTCAATATGTTCCCAAAACACTGCCCATCGGAACAAGGAGATCTACCACTTGGGTCCGCAGAGAATCACAACAGCCACATAAATTTTCAACCAGCGGTGCTTGCAGAAGATACAGGCGTGGCGGTGAACAACTCATTTAATTTCTCCAAAGAGGCGTGTTTCAGACGAATTGCCAGGCTAAAAGCACTAATGCATTTCAAACGAGGAAGGAAAAAATTAGTTACATCGCGCTTTCGGGTAGAACTACCAACAACCAACAGGGTTGTTTAGAAAGTCCATCCCCTTTGATCGGCATCAAATCAACACAAAAGCAAGTGAGGATGCATTCGAAGTGCTCAAAGAACTAGCGGAATGACCCGCTAAGGCCAACAGCACAATCAGTTCCACAGAGAGAATAGTAAACGCGGAGAAAGGACAGCGAGAGACCATCCGAACGGAGAGAAAGCATACATGGTAGGAGCATCCGGTGGATCCGCAACAGCCGCCAGAGCGGCCTCCTTCTCCGACGCCATCGACGATCAGATGGAGAGACAGAGATGGAACCGGCAGATATTGCCGCTTTGGTTTCAATCAGCCGCTCATatattctctccctctcccgaTCTCACACtgtgtcttttcttttcctgtcaTGAGTGTACCTAGAAATCAAGACCGCGCATCTGGTTGCTGCCACGTTGTTCAGCCACCATCCGGCGAAAATACTGCAAGTATTTTTACAAAATATCAGCTTAAAGTGTGAGAACTTCTTTGTATTTTAGCAGTTAAAATTAACTCTGCGAGCTTTATAGTgcttcaatttaaaaattatttcaacTGTTCTCGGTTTTTCGCAAAAAATTATTAGTAGGATTTTCTTCGTGATGATTTGTTTGTCAAAAACACAAATATTTCATGCGAAGAAATTAGCGACGCATTTAATAATCTAATCTATTATGTGCTTGTCAACATGGCAAGAGTAAAGCTGCGAAGGATGTTGAGCTCATTGTGCGTGCTGatttatgttttcatttataaataaaaaaataaaaagtttgacTTGATATTATGACGCTGACGATGTAAGAATTACAAATTCACGATGTTGACGTCGTAAGAATTACAATTTCATGATGCAGTTTGTGCATCTCTGAAACCAAAaaagtcgattttttttttttttgttggaagttaaaattttgaaaccttcAGATATAAAAATCCTGAACTTTTAAGTCACCTCAAATTTTGTATCTTCATTATAATTCAAATCTATGAattacaaattcaaaaaaatgtaagaatttATAGTTCCACGAGGCAGCTCATGCCTcctttaaaagaaaagagaaaaaaaattaacattctTTCTTAGCCTGCATCGTATCGGATTCTTTATTCGACTTCTTTCTCGTAATTTATTTGTGCTTCCCATGAGTTCTCTCTCCAACCTTTTCATTAGCAAAAAAGTCATTATTGTTTTCATGTAAAGGGAATCCCCTTTACCCCCACCTTTTTGAATTCCGATTTCCTCttaatttatttcatgcattctTATTGTATGGATGAATGTTGAAGCTACGAAATGTATTTCAACACGGATATCCTTCTTATGATGTTTCAGAATGACACTTTTAGAGGCGAAAATCACTTGGGACGGCTTTTGATTCATAAAGCTGAGAGAGCGTTATGCAAATTTCCTAATCTTATCCCACTTTTTTGGGATAAGTCATTGCATCCAATTCtagtggcttttttttttttgtagtggagACAAGCGAAAAAAGGCCAAGTTAAATAACTTTAGAGGTCGTTTGGTAATAACAACACATAATCGTTATAGTATTGAATTTGTTTAGAAAAtaaggcaaattcatgaaacggttgttttatatttatttttgccAATGAGACCAAAATTGTAAGCGTTTTATGAACATGcttcaaaattcaagaaaactCATGCAACATTAGAACAATTGTCTTATAAATCTACCTCCAGGAACTCACATGAAGTCATTACTGCCAAAGGAGTTGTTTGCCAATAGATACAGTAACAAATTATTCAATATTGATTGACAAATTGTTTCATGATTCATACTCTAAAAATTGTTCTGCACACTATAGAACAGTGTAGTGTATTACTGTTCGGATTACCAAACACTATCTACGATTGCATTTAATTTAATGGAGAAACAATGCTTCGTGGATATACTCAAAaatcaaaaactcaaaatttttttacaaggtttaaaattgaatttaagaAAAGAGATTGGTTTGATTATGACCGGGCATCGAACAGGTTTGAAATGCTCCTAGCCAAGGTCTGACAGTGTATTTTTTAAGTTCTAGTTGGATCAAAAAATCACCACCCCATATTTATGTCCATCGTAAGCCACaaccatcaaaccaaaatttggCATATTCATTAATATTAAATCATTTTGACTTGGAAGGATAACTTACAATGATGAGTATATAATAGCGTACCTAAATTTAACTAActcaaagaaaaagacataAGTAAGGAGCAGACAAGGAAGGAGTGGGTCGGTCTGCACAAGGAAATAGTAATCAATGCTGAAGAGGATCCCCCGTTACTTCAGAAGTAGAACTTGTCGGCTCAATCTTCTTTGGTCCTTCTAAGGCTAAGGCCTAAGGGGGGTTGCTACGTAATTACTTGTGAATTTTGCAGGCcaataataaaatatgaaaaagacaaggGTGTCTCAAGTATTTTCTCTGGGCTAAGGCTTCTCTACACGAGTAACCGCGGCTGCGTCTGCAAACACAAAAGGCGGGAGTCGTTTTAGGGTTTGGGTCTCTTGGCGTCACTGGGATCATTCGCTTCGGCTTTTCGTTTCCCAGCCTTCTCCCCCTAGGAACGGCGGCCATGGCGTCCACCAAGAAGGctgtgagtctctctctcttcccaacCCTCCTCTCTCTTGGCGGTCTAACCGCGATTTCTCGCATTTCTCCCTTTCCTTTGTTGTCGATCTGATTGCGGACGTATTTTTGTTTGCCATTCTTTAGAAAAAGACTCACGAGAGCATTAACAATCGACTTGCTCTCGTCATGAAGAGTGGGAAGTACACTCTTGGTTACAAGACCGTCCTGAGATCTCTCAGAAGCTCCAAAGGTACCCATCTTTTGAGGCCTTCCGGCTGAAATTCGTGGattggcttttcctttttttttttttttcctggtctCTTTGCGATGAATCTCCAGGTCGAGATTGTTTTCTGAATTTATTTGTTAAACAACTGATCATGAGATACATTTCATGCAAAGGCATCTTGCTGCGTAATATGCTCGTGTGCATTTTGTACTTGATAAATCATTCATGATGAAAAGGATGCCCGCCTTCTTGCCCTGCTTCTTTATCGGGGAGGCCAGGGTTGGGGTGGGCTATATCTTGCTTgtggtttatttttttctttaatctggGCCCTGcggttttctattttttcagtGCGGGGGTTTTTATCTCCTggttttgctttttgttcaCCACTAGAGTTTGTAAACATagttaatttgaaaataattatttttgaTCAGGtcagtttcaataatgtgcgtCCTGTGATGAAATGCTATATCATAGGTTGTCCTTGTTACTTTGATGGAATCACTCTTCTAATGCCTTGATAACTGTTTATATACTTCGACAGTGCATCTTGCTTTGTTTGAATGTTACTATCATTCAAACTGATGGAACATGTTATGTTGTTGTCGGCAGCAAAATTGataatcatttcaaacaactgCCCGCCTCTCAGGAAGTCTGAGATCGAGTACTATGCCATGCTTGCAAAAGTTGGCGTACACCATTTCAATGGGAGTAAGTTTATAGATCTGTCGTACTTGCAGACTTAATTTTTTATGCACTTCTGCATCACTTTTACTCAATATATATTTTGTCGCATCCACTTGTGGTTCTACTGTGTGTccttcatttgaatcatttccctttttaATCCGTTTCTAGAGTACAGGGTATGTGTTTTTCTACTGctaattaaattttttagttctttATTTATGAATGCACCAAGTTTCATCTGCTATATACTGTTTTTTATGGTTGAGTTTATTTCGTAGAGCCTCTATAACCTGTCCTTTGCTGCTATATCTTCGACCTTGCAAATATTGGAGTGTCCAAGTGAACATATATGATTATGTGCTGAATTAAGCATAAATAGGAAAGTATCGTGTCTTGTATGATCCATGCTTAAAGCTGTATATGCACCTGTCATGGTATCAGTGGAGAAATACAATATACAAACACCTTGCACCTCCATTTCAGATAAACTATGATTCTGTcacagaagaaaagagaagggagatttttttattactagAAGTTGACAAAGATAACCACGTTGGATGTTTAAGATGAAATATTGATAGTGATTATTTTAGGGTTTTGATTTAGGACTTCAGTATATAAGGTTGGCTGGTTTCAATTAACATTATCAGTCTCTGTAACTTGACCATTGGACGTTGCAGTAAAAGCTGATGTCTACAAATTTATGGAGGCTAGTAGTTGAAGAATACTTTTATTTGGCAAATGGTTCATGAGTCTTGGTACAAGTTCATGAGGAAGCCATCTTTGCTGCAGGATCTTGTTCAAGAAAAActgtatattttcaaatatattgcTGTTGAAGATGTTTACCCATTAGTTGCTTTCTATACAAGTTGCACTTGGGTGGGAAAAGCAATGGCCTTATGATTACCATGTGTTTTGAAATTGTAATATATTCTATACGTGAAATACggaattttcttgtttcaacAAGTTGACAAAAAATATGTAGTGGACAAGATCCCAGTATTTGTTACAAACATTCATTGGCTCCATTAATTTTGTGAAGCCCTGCTGTCTCTAATCATCCAATGTTTATTGCTTTTTTATTATCTCAAAATTGATGAATCAAAACTACAAAATGTGGTAAGTGATAGTTGATTTAAAGGATTCACTGCTACACGatcattttggatttgaatattttatattttgtaaattcAAATTGTATTAGAGAATAGACGGGCTATCTCTTACGTATGAAAACATGTAAatgttattaaaaaaatctagaaaatgtTAGAATAGCTTGCCTGGCATGTTTGATGTCAACTGACTTTATCTGTACTCGTACAGTCTTAAGTTGTAGCATTTTAGAATGTTACAGTGGAAAAGTTATAAGGTTCTTTAGATTTGAGGTAAATAAACATCATACCATGTCTTTTTATGGTAGACACATGTGGGGTTTCTTTGGAATCAATGTATCAGTTTAATGTGATGATCTATGGtgaattttttcattcaaactcCTGATAGTTGTCCCAAGCTCAATTGTGGTTGAAAAGAACACTGGATGGATTGTCACTTTAGCAATAGAATAAAGTTTATATGAGTGATGACACACAAGTTTCAAATATCAAGTCATggatatttttcaaatatatcaaGTGCATGGTTTGTATAGTTGCCACAAGGGATTGGTTCTGCTATCTGTTGTGTTTACTTGTCAAATTTCGTTATGAATTTTGCACTTGCCAGACATGGACTTTGGTTTTGTTAGTGGGTAAACGTACCGGATTGAttccatctcttttttttttttggcagataACGTGGATTTGGGCACTGCATGTGGAAAATACTTCCGAGTGTGTTGTCTTGGCATTACTGATCCAGGTGGGTCTCCGACAATCCATGTTCTTGCGtttttttgttgtgaatgtgGCTCTGATTTTTGTATTAATATTTGTTTTCAGGCGATTCTGATATCATTAAAAGCATTCCTGGAGAGCAGTGAGTGGAAACAGCAAGTTACTGATATCTCTGTTTTGTAGTTTCAAATGATTTTGGTAGTAACTTAGCGAATAGCCTTTATTGTGTTGCTCAGACATAACGAGTGGTTTGTGAAAGAGGAGGAAAAACTTTGTAGCATGTgaaccatttgatttttttcatatgcatGAAATTCTTTATCCTGTTTTTCCGCTTCAGATGTCCCAGCTTTTATGCGTTTTGGTACCTGAAATGGGCTAATTGGATTTTACTATTCAGTGCCCACTATTTCTGCAAAGGGGATGATCATTTGCATCCTGGGGGTTCACGCACGCTTAAGACTGCCCCTGTCTACGGATTGCAGAAATGTTAAAACGAGTAGTGCATTCTTGAACCGGGTTTAGCTCTCGAGTGGCGTCGGTCGTCGTTTTCCCTTCACGTACTGTTTCTTACGGCAACAGTGCTTTAATTTGAAGCAGTGGAGGTTGGTGATATAGTAACTCAGCCAAA
Coding sequences:
- the LOC116245732 gene encoding 60S ribosomal protein L30-like: MASTKKAKKTHESINNRLALVMKSGKYTLGYKTVLRSLRSSKAKLIIISNNCPPLRKSEIEYYAMLAKVGVHHFNGNNVDLGTACGKYFRVCCLGITDPGDSDIIKSIPGEQ
- the LOC116264076 gene encoding 14 kDa zinc-binding protein: MASEKEAALAAVADPPDAPTIFDKILKKEIPSTAVYEDDMVYAFRDICPQAPTHILIIPKVKDGLSQLSKAEERHREILGHLMYTAKIIAKQEGLEDGFRLVINDGPSGCQSVYHLHVHLLGGRQMNWPPG